A window of Longimicrobiales bacterium contains these coding sequences:
- a CDS encoding GH1 family beta-glucosidase has translation MSELQFPKGFLWGAATSAHQIEGSPLADGAGASNWYRFEHTPGNTAFGETADVACDHYNRWAEDVALMQELGLQAYRFSVSWSRVLPEGRGAVNRRGLDFYERLVDALLERDITPNLTLYHWDLPAALDDRGGWLNPDVAHWFTDYASVLYGALGDRVPMWATLNEPWVVVDAGYLHGTHAPGHRSHYEAPIVAHNLLRAHGQAVQAFRSDAKTGVIGIVVNLEPKVPASERAEDVAATQRADAYMNRQFLDPVVHGRYPAELADVFGDAWPRHSDEDMALIRQPLDFIGINYYKRGVTRHDDAAPPVRASLVRQPQNPHTVLGWEWEVYPSALTDLLLRVKRDYGDTPLYITENGSAFYDPPKVRDDAVHDPLRVQYLHDHLLAVHAAIQQGVDVRGYFAWSLLDNFEWAAGYGPRFGIVHVDFETQARTPKTSARFYSEIIRSNGGALDHAGRGS, from the coding sequence GACGGCGCCGGCGCGAGCAACTGGTACCGCTTCGAGCACACGCCCGGCAACACCGCGTTCGGTGAGACGGCCGATGTCGCCTGCGACCACTACAACCGGTGGGCGGAGGACGTGGCGCTGATGCAGGAGCTGGGGCTGCAGGCGTACCGCTTCAGCGTCTCGTGGAGCCGTGTGCTGCCCGAGGGACGCGGCGCCGTCAACCGCAGGGGACTCGACTTCTACGAGCGGCTGGTCGACGCTCTGCTGGAGCGTGACATCACGCCGAACCTGACGCTGTACCACTGGGATCTGCCGGCCGCGCTCGACGACCGCGGCGGGTGGCTCAACCCGGACGTCGCGCACTGGTTCACGGACTACGCAAGCGTGCTGTACGGCGCACTGGGCGACCGCGTACCGATGTGGGCGACGCTGAACGAGCCGTGGGTCGTCGTGGACGCCGGGTACCTGCACGGCACGCACGCGCCGGGTCACCGCAGTCACTACGAGGCGCCGATCGTCGCGCACAACCTGCTGCGCGCGCACGGGCAGGCGGTGCAGGCGTTCCGCTCCGACGCGAAGACGGGCGTGATCGGCATCGTCGTGAACCTGGAGCCCAAGGTGCCAGCGAGCGAGCGTGCCGAGGACGTTGCGGCGACGCAGCGTGCCGACGCGTACATGAACCGGCAGTTCCTCGATCCGGTCGTGCATGGCCGCTACCCCGCCGAGCTGGCGGACGTCTTCGGCGACGCGTGGCCGCGGCACAGCGACGAGGACATGGCACTGATCCGCCAGCCGCTCGATTTCATCGGGATCAACTACTACAAGCGCGGCGTCACGCGGCACGACGACGCGGCGCCCCCGGTGCGGGCGAGCCTGGTCCGCCAGCCGCAGAACCCGCACACCGTGCTCGGCTGGGAGTGGGAGGTCTATCCCTCTGCACTCACTGACCTGCTGCTGCGGGTGAAGCGGGACTATGGCGACACGCCGCTCTACATCACGGAGAACGGCTCGGCGTTCTACGACCCGCCGAAGGTCCGCGACGATGCCGTGCACGACCCCCTGCGCGTGCAGTATCTGCACGACCACCTGCTCGCGGTGCATGCCGCAATCCAGCAGGGCGTCGACGTGCGCGGCTATTTCGCCTGGTCGCTGCTCGACAACTTCGAATGGGCCGCCGGCTACGGTCCGCGATTCGGCATCGTACACGTGGACTTCGAGACGCAGGCCCGCACGCCCAAGACGAGCGCGCGGTTCTACTCCGAAATCATCCGCAGCAACGGCGGTGCGCTCGATCATGCGGGCCGCGGCTCGTAG